The Akkermansiaceae bacterium genome segment GAAGTCGTCGTCCTCTCCAACGCCGCCGTTTCCACCTCCGGAGATCTGTATCAATCGGTGGAAATCGAAGGCATCCGTTACTCCCACATCCTGTCACCGGTCACCGGCCTGGGTCTGACGCGTCGCGTCGCGGCCATGGTGATCGCTGATGAGGCGAAACTCAGCGATCCGCTTTCCACCGCAGCCTGCGTGCTCGGCCAGGACGCATCCGGGAAGCTCCGACAGTTTCCCGGCCTCCGTGAACTGAGCGTGAAGACTCCGCAGGAAACCCTCGCCCGCATCCACGGCAACAACCCTTCCACCCACTGAACCCATTTATGAAAAACAATCGCAGAGCCTTCATCCAAAACACGCTTCTCGGTGCCACCGGCCTGGGATTCGCCATCGCCTCCACCACCGAAGTCCGCGCGGCGGAGGTCGCCAATGCCGCCGCAGCCGATGTGACCGATGAGGTCGATGTGCTGGTCGTCGGCGGCGGCACGGGCGGAGTCATCGCCGCCATCCAGGCCGCACGGGCCGGTGCCAGCGTCCTGCTGGTGGAGCGGCACAGCCAACTCGGCGGGACCATGACCACGGGCGGCGTCGCCTTTCCGGGGCTGTTCGACGCCTGGGGCAAGCAGATCATCGCCGGCATCGGCTGGGAACTGGTGAAAGAAAGCGTCGAACTCGACCAAGGCACGTTCCCTGATTTCGCCAAGGTGCCACAGCGCCATTGGCAGAACCAGATCCAGATCAACCAGTTCCTCTACGCCATCCTGGCGGAGGAGAAGTGCGAACAAGCGGGCGTGAAGATCGCCTACTACGAATCCCCGCAGACGGTGACCAAGACGGATGGCGGCTGGGAAGTCGCCTGCGCGGGATTCGGCACCCGGCGGAAGGTGACGTGCAAGCAGATCATCGACTGCACGGGCGGAGCCGAGGTGGTGGGGCTGGCCGGATTCCCCCGCCAGCGGGAGGAGGAACGCCAGCCGGGATCCTATCTCTTCATGCTGGGCGCGCCCAATGAGCCGGGGCGCAAACAGACCCACCAGCTCTACGTCCACGGCGCGGACTCGACCAACTCCCGCACCGTGACGGAAGCGAACCTGACCGGACGCAAGTCCATCCTCGCCAAAGTGCGGAAGGACAGCAGCAAGCGCCTGATGCACATGCAGCCTGAAACCGGCTTCCGCGAAAGCTACCGCATCGAGGGCGAAACGGTGATCACCGTGAACGACTACCGCTCCGGCAAGAAGTTCGACGACGCGGTCAGCAATGCCTTTTACCCGGTCGATCTCCACACGAAGAAAGGCGTGAAGCCGGAACCGCTGAAGCCCGGCACGGTACCCACCGTCCCGCTGCGCGCCCTGATCCCCAAGGGCAGCCGCAACATCATCGTCGCGGGACGTTGCGTGAGCAGCGACCGCCTCGCCAACTCCGGCCTGCGGGTGCAGGCGACGTGCATGGGCATGGCGCAGGCCGCCGGTGCCGCCGCCGCGCTGGCCTCGAAGGCGGGAACCACCCCGCTGGAAGTACCGCTCAAGGAGATCCACGACTTGCTCCGCACCCACGGTGCCATTATCCCGGGGGATGTCTGAAAGACGGCAACCAAAGCTGGGCACACTCCCGCGCCGGACGGTATCCCTGCTCACCGCGCTGACATTCCTTGTCCTTGCGGTGACGGGGATTGTCGCCTTCATCCAGCCGTTCTCGATCGGCATCATCGGCCTGCATTCGCTGATGGGCTTCGTCTTCATCGGCCTGATCGTCCTCCACATCGCGAACAACAGCCGCCCGCTCGCCAGTTACCTGCGCAGCAAGGCGCTGTGGGGAACGGTCACCGTCACCGCCATCCTCACCTTCCTTTTCTGGTGGCAACCCGCCCCCGTAAGGGCGGTGCTCGGACTCAGCGGCAATCTCGGTCCGGCCATGGAACGCTTCGAGATGGACGCCGAAGGCATGATCTTCGACTACAGCCCGTCACCCGCCTACAAGATGCGGCTCAATGTGAAACCGGGTCCCACCTACAAGGCGGACAGCCCTCCACAGGTGGCGATCTGGCTGGAGAACCAGGGAGGCTTCCACATCAAGACCCTGCTCGCTCCCGGCTCCAAGGAAGAGACACCTTATTGGTCCTTCAAGCACGCGGGATGGGAGAAGGCACGGCGCGAGGCGGAAGCACTGGGCGAAGTCGATGCCGTATCCTCTCCCACTCCGAACGGATCGTTCGATCCCGCCGACTACATCCTCCCCGACTCCACGAAGGATTCCACGCCCTACAGCCTGGTCCTCGAAATCAACCAGCCCGGTGACGACCAGGCGTCGCTGGTCTATTCCGTCGAGATCGACAACAGCCTGCCCCGCACCTTCCAACTGCTGGAACTGCGCGGCTATCCCAAGCGCGAGGAAGATGATGAAAACGGCAAAGAAAAGTGGGGGCTGTATTACGTCGATGACTCCTTCACTTCCGCCCTCGATCTCATCGACAGCGCCCTGCTGACCCTCCAGCGCGAAGCACCGCAGACCGGAACTACCAAGGACTGAAAGGTGTCACTCCGTGACCGGGATCATCAGATCCTCGATCACCGCCGCCAGCTCCACGGCGGCCATCTTTTCCACCAACCGGCTGTGGCGGCCATCCGCAGCGACTTCCCAGTGGTTGGTGCCGTCCGCGTCGATGCGCAGGACTCCCCGTTCGACCGAGAAATATTTGTCACCCGGCCGGACCGCGGCCAGCACGGTCGTCTGGTCATAACTCGCCCTACCGCCCGGTTCGTAGCGGCTGGTCTTCCCCATCTCCTCCTTGTCCTGGGGGATGGACATCGCATAGGCATCCACCACCGGATTCCCTTTGATCTCCATCCGGATCATCCGATCGCCCGTCCTCACGTGGCGGCCCACCTCATATCCGGCGATGAGGATCTCCACCGGCCATTCGTTGAAGACCTCCCGCGCGCTCTCCGGATCGACGATGATGTTCGTCTCCTTTCCGGAGGGGAATTTCCCGGCCATCGAAACGAGGCGCTTCACTTTCTTCCGCACCAGTTCCTTTCCGTCCAGGGGGCTTGCGGCATCCGCCGGTGAGCGCAGCAGGTTCCTCAGGTTCGGGAAAAATCCGACGCTGACGATCACAACGGATTCATCTTCGGCGGAAGCGAGGGCCTTGCGATAGACCGCCACGGCATCCGGTGCGTTCTCCGACAAGGGAAGATTGATCGGGTAACGCTCCGGCAGCACATCGGTCCACTTCTCGCCCTTGTGCCAGGTGTCGATCCCCGGTCCCTTCCCTTTCAACGCGCCAATGGGGATGCCCTCGCGCTTGTAGGAACGGTTGATGATGCCGATGAGCCTCACTGCGTTCGGCAGGTGGTTGGATGCTCCGGCGGCGAGGATCTCGGCCTCTCCCAGATCCGCCAGACGGTTGAGGACCGCCAGCGCCCCCACATCATCGTAGTCCGGTCCCATGTCGGTATCGAAGATCACCGGCACCTTGGCGGCACAGGGCAGCAAACCGGCACCCGCGAACGCCAACAGAAAAAGCATCATCCTCATCCCGCTTATCTACCCTCCGGATAGGGATCTTCTCTCATCATCCCCACCAAACGGAAAAACCGGCCGGGACATTCATCCCGGCCGGCCTTGTCAAAGCATGGAAGCTCTCAATAGCGGTAGTGGTCCGCCTTGTACGGGCCTTCCACCGGCACGCTGATGTAGTCGGCCTGGGCCTGGGTCAGCTTGGTCAGCTTGGCACCGACCTTCTCCAGGTGGAGACGGGCGACTTCCTCGTCGAGGTGCTTGGAAAGCACCTTCACCTCGCCGGCCTTGTAGCTGTCCTTGTTCTTCCAGAGGTCGATCTGGGCGAGCGTCTGGTTGGTGAAGCTGTTGGACATCACGAAGCTCGGGTGGCCGGTGGCGCAGCCGAGGTTCACCAGGCGGCCTTCGGCCAGCATGTAGATGCTGTTGCCCGTCGGGAAGGTGTACTTGTCCACCTGTGGCTTGATGTTGTTGCGGACCACGCCGGCGGCGTTGTTGAGCTTGTCGATCTGGATCTCGTTGTCGAAGTGACCGATGTTACAGACGATGGCCTGGTCCTTCATCTTCTCCATGTGCTCCAGGCGGATGATGTCGAAGTTGCCGGTGGTGGTGACGTAGATGTCGCCCCAGCCGAGGGTGTCCTCGACGGTCAGGACGCGGAAGCCTTCCATGGCCGCCTGCAGCGCGCAGATCGGGTCCACTTCGGTCACGACGACCTGGGCACCCTGGCCGCGGAGGGCCTGGGCGCAGCCCTTGCCGACATCGCCATAGCCGCAGACCACGCCGACCTTGCCGGAGATCATCACGTCGGTGGCACGCTTGATGCCGTCCACCAGGGACTCACGGCAGCCGTAAAGGTTGTCGAACTTGGACTTGGTGACGGAGTCGTTCACGTTGATGGCAGGAACGAGCAGGGTGCCGGCCTTCGCCATCTGATAGAGGCGGTGGACGCCGGTGGTGGTCTCTTCGGAGACACCCTTCCAGTCCTTCACGATCGTCGCGAAGATACCCGGTTGCTCGGCGTGGATCTTCTTGAGCAGGTCCTTGATGACGGACTCCTCGTGGGAGCCGGACGGGGTGTTGACCCAGTCGGAGCCGTTCTCGAGTTCGTAACCCTTGTGGATGAGGAGGGTCGCGTCACCACCGTCATCGACGATGAGTTGCGGTCCGAGTCCGCCCGGGAACTGGAGGGCTTCCCAGGTACACCACCAGTATTCCTCCAGCGTCTCGCCCTTCCAGGCGTAGACCGGGATCTCGGCGGCGGCGATGGCCGCAGCGGCGTGGTCCTGGGTGGAGAAGATGTTGCAGGAAACCCAGCGCACATCGGCACCCAGCTCCACCAGCGTCTCGATGAGGACGGCGGTCTGGATGGTCATGTGCAGGGAGCCCATGACGCGGACGCCTTGCAGCGGCTTCTCAGGGCCGTACTTGGCGCGGGTGGCCATCAGGCCCGGCATTTCGTGCTCGGCGATTTCGATTTCCTTGCGGCCGAAGGCGGCGAGGGAGATGTCGGCGACCTTGTAGTCGGTGAAACTCATATTAAAGGGGTGGTTGTCAGTGTTCAGTTTTCAGAAAGGCATGGATGCGGTCCGGGTTCCGGCTGGAAACCGGAGACCCGAACCTAGCAAGCTTCTTCAGCCGATGGCCTTCTTGAGCGCGGCGACCTTGTCGGTCTGCTCCCAGGTGAGGTCGGCGTCGTCCTTGCCGAAGTGACCATAGTTGGTGGTCTTCGAGTAGATCGGACGGAGGAGCTTGAGCTGCTTCACGATGTCGGCAGGCTTGAAGGAGAAGACTTTCAGGATGCCAGCGAGGATCTTCGCGTCATCGGTGGTGCCGGTGCCGAAGGTGTCCACGTGGACGCTCACCGGCTCATGGTGGCCGATGGCATAGGCGAACTGGACCTCGCACTTGGTGGCGTAGCCTGCGGCCACGACGTTCTTGGCGACCCAGCGGCCCATGTAGGCGGCGGAGCGGTCCACCTTGGACGGATCCTTGCCGGAGAAAGCACCACCACCGTGGCGGCCCATGCCACCGTAGGTGTCCACGATGATCTTGCGGCCGGTGAGGCCACTGTCACCCTGGGGACCACCGACGACGAACTTGCCGGTCGGGTTGATGAGGTAGCTGGTGTCCTTGGTCAGCATACCCTTTGGCAGGACCTTCTTGATGATCTGCTCGATGCAGAATTTCTCGATCTCCGCATGGGAGGTGCCTTCCGCGTGCTGGGTGGAGATGACGACGTTGACGATGCGGGTCGGCTTGCCATCGACATACTCGACGGAGACCTGGCTCTTCGCGTCCGGGCGCAGCCACTTCACCTTGCCGGTCTTGCGGATGCGGGTCAGCTCGCGGCCCAGGCGGTGGGCATACATGATGGGGGCGGGCATCAGCTCCGGGGTCTCCGCGCTGGCGTAGCCGAACATGATGCCCTGGTCACCGGCACCCTGTTCCGCGTGCTTCTTGCCTTCGGCCTTCTTCGCGTCCACGCCCTGGGCGATGTCCGGGGACTGGGTGGTCAGGTAGTTGTTGATGAAAATCTGGTCGGCGTGGAACACGTCGTCACCGTTGACGTAACCGATCCCGCGCACGGCGTCGCGGATGATCTTCTCCACGTTGATCACGGAGCCGATGGGCTTCTGGCCGATCTTGGGGATGGTGATCTCACCACCCACGACAACGACATTGCTCTTCACGAAGGTCTCGCAAGCGACGCGGCTCTTCGGGTCCACCGCGAGGCAGGCGTCGAGGATGGCGTCCGAGATGGTGTCCGCAACTTTGTCTGGATGGCCTTCGCCGACGGATTCCGAGGAAAAGATATAGGTGCTCATTCGGTTCGGTATTTCTTGGATCGATTTTCGTATCGTCAAATCGTGATTCGTTGATATATAGCTTCACCCATGCCGTCAACGCTGAAATCCCTGAAGCTCCTGGCCGATCCCACACGCCTGCGGATTCTGATGTTGCTGGAACAGGAAGCCCTCTCCGTGGCGGAACTCCAGGAGTTGCTGGGCATGGGGCAGAGCCGGATCTCCACCCAGCTTTCGCAAATGAAAACCGGCAGGCTGGTGAGCGACGAGCGCAGCGGGAAGAACAACATCTACTCCTGCACCGCCGGAGAGGATCTGATGAAAGTGGCGCGTGTCGCCGCCAGTGAGATCCCGGAGGTTTTCTCGGACCAGTCCGCCCTCCGCCACCTCCTGCGGAAGCGGAAGGACAAATCCCGCGCCTATTTCGATGAACTGGCCGGGCGCTTCGGGAAGGACTACGTGCCGGGCCGCTCATGGAAGGCGCTTGCGGAGGCATTCATCAAGATCCTCAACTACAAGGTGGTGGCCGATCTGGGGGCGGGTGAAGGCACGCTCGCCCAGCTACTCGCCCAGCGGGCGGAAAAGGTCATCGCCGTGGATCTTTCGCCGAAAATGGTGGAGTTCGGCCAGCAACTCGCCGTCCAGCACGGACTTTCCAACCTGGAGTTCCGCGTCGGGGACATCGAGAACCCACCCATTGATGACGCGTCGCTCGACCTGGCCATCCTCAGCCAGGCCCTGCACCACGCCGAGCATCCGCAGACGGCGGTGAACGCCGCGTTCCGCATCCTGAAGCCCGGCGGCAGCCTCATCATCCTCGACCTGCTGCAACACAACTTCGACGAAGCGCGGGAGCTGTATGCCGACCGCTGGCTCGGCTTCGCCGAAAGTGACCTCGCTTCCATGATGGAGAAAGCCGGCTTCACCCGGATCGAGACGGTGGTAGCTGACCGGGAAACGATGGCCCCGAAGTTCCAGACCCTGCTGGGCATCGGGGTCCGCGCCGATTGAAGCGGACGATTGCAAAACCGCGGCAAGGATGCACCTTCCCGCCATGCGTGCGGATGTCCTGGGAGTCCTTTCCTTCTGTTTGATCGCGGTTGGCTGCACGCAGGCACCACCGCTCCCTGCCACCGG includes the following:
- a CDS encoding nucleoside hydrolase yields the protein MMLFLLAFAGAGLLPCAAKVPVIFDTDMGPDYDDVGALAVLNRLADLGEAEILAAGASNHLPNAVRLIGIINRSYKREGIPIGALKGKGPGIDTWHKGEKWTDVLPERYPINLPLSENAPDAVAVYRKALASAEDESVVIVSVGFFPNLRNLLRSPADAASPLDGKELVRKKVKRLVSMAGKFPSGKETNIIVDPESAREVFNEWPVEILIAGYEVGRHVRTGDRMIRMEIKGNPVVDAYAMSIPQDKEEMGKTSRYEPGGRASYDQTTVLAAVRPGDKYFSVERGVLRIDADGTNHWEVAADGRHSRLVEKMAAVELAAVIEDLMIPVTE
- the metK gene encoding methionine adenosyltransferase, with protein sequence MSTYIFSSESVGEGHPDKVADTISDAILDACLAVDPKSRVACETFVKSNVVVVGGEITIPKIGQKPIGSVINVEKIIRDAVRGIGYVNGDDVFHADQIFINNYLTTQSPDIAQGVDAKKAEGKKHAEQGAGDQGIMFGYASAETPELMPAPIMYAHRLGRELTRIRKTGKVKWLRPDAKSQVSVEYVDGKPTRIVNVVISTQHAEGTSHAEIEKFCIEQIIKKVLPKGMLTKDTSYLINPTGKFVVGGPQGDSGLTGRKIIVDTYGGMGRHGGGAFSGKDPSKVDRSAAYMGRWVAKNVVAAGYATKCEVQFAYAIGHHEPVSVHVDTFGTGTTDDAKILAGILKVFSFKPADIVKQLKLLRPIYSKTTNYGHFGKDDADLTWEQTDKVAALKKAIG
- a CDS encoding metalloregulator ArsR/SmtB family transcription factor; protein product: MPSTLKSLKLLADPTRLRILMLLEQEALSVAELQELLGMGQSRISTQLSQMKTGRLVSDERSGKNNIYSCTAGEDLMKVARVAASEIPEVFSDQSALRHLLRKRKDKSRAYFDELAGRFGKDYVPGRSWKALAEAFIKILNYKVVADLGAGEGTLAQLLAQRAEKVIAVDLSPKMVEFGQQLAVQHGLSNLEFRVGDIENPPIDDASLDLAILSQALHHAEHPQTAVNAAFRILKPGGSLIILDLLQHNFDEARELYADRWLGFAESDLASMMEKAGFTRIETVVADRETMAPKFQTLLGIGVRAD
- a CDS encoding FAD-dependent oxidoreductase, with protein sequence MKNNRRAFIQNTLLGATGLGFAIASTTEVRAAEVANAAAADVTDEVDVLVVGGGTGGVIAAIQAARAGASVLLVERHSQLGGTMTTGGVAFPGLFDAWGKQIIAGIGWELVKESVELDQGTFPDFAKVPQRHWQNQIQINQFLYAILAEEKCEQAGVKIAYYESPQTVTKTDGGWEVACAGFGTRRKVTCKQIIDCTGGAEVVGLAGFPRQREEERQPGSYLFMLGAPNEPGRKQTHQLYVHGADSTNSRTVTEANLTGRKSILAKVRKDSSKRLMHMQPETGFRESYRIEGETVITVNDYRSGKKFDDAVSNAFYPVDLHTKKGVKPEPLKPGTVPTVPLRALIPKGSRNIIVAGRCVSSDRLANSGLRVQATCMGMAQAAGAAAALASKAGTTPLEVPLKEIHDLLRTHGAIIPGDV
- the ahcY gene encoding adenosylhomocysteinase, which produces MSFTDYKVADISLAAFGRKEIEIAEHEMPGLMATRAKYGPEKPLQGVRVMGSLHMTIQTAVLIETLVELGADVRWVSCNIFSTQDHAAAAIAAAEIPVYAWKGETLEEYWWCTWEALQFPGGLGPQLIVDDGGDATLLIHKGYELENGSDWVNTPSGSHEESVIKDLLKKIHAEQPGIFATIVKDWKGVSEETTTGVHRLYQMAKAGTLLVPAINVNDSVTKSKFDNLYGCRESLVDGIKRATDVMISGKVGVVCGYGDVGKGCAQALRGQGAQVVVTEVDPICALQAAMEGFRVLTVEDTLGWGDIYVTTTGNFDIIRLEHMEKMKDQAIVCNIGHFDNEIQIDKLNNAAGVVRNNIKPQVDKYTFPTGNSIYMLAEGRLVNLGCATGHPSFVMSNSFTNQTLAQIDLWKNKDSYKAGEVKVLSKHLDEEVARLHLEKVGAKLTKLTQAQADYISVPVEGPYKADHYRY